A single region of the Anguilla anguilla isolate fAngAng1 chromosome 17, fAngAng1.pri, whole genome shotgun sequence genome encodes:
- the LOC118216350 gene encoding probable G-protein coupled receptor 146, whose amino-acid sequence MWSCVLSNETDDRADQRLCQDLGLALSVLSLAYLLVCFPTGLCYNALLVAVNLSNKVSMTMPDVYFVNMAVAGLLLGALAPVELLGPAYTRWPAWDPGNEVFVGLLILFDVCALVTMYSTALLSLDYYIERALPHTYMSSVYNTKHVCGFLWGGAALTSFSSLLFHVCGHASAKMAECAKMRNKEAADGIMMLVGYAVPAAAVLYALALVLRIRREAASLEPDPGSPDPAAQRLLLASVCAQFLLWTPYYAGLLAHAVSGGAGALPGRPRGSTYHFLRRLAQLLAFSSSFVTPLVYRLMSRDFSHKLRRLLRRLPGRKRGCGHAHDPGGAQQVVT is encoded by the coding sequence ATGTGGAGCTGCGTGCTGTCCAATGAGACGGACGACAGGGCGGACCAGCGGCTGTGCCAGGACCTGGGCCTGGCGCTGTCGGTGCTGTCGCTGGCCTACCTGCTGGTCTGCTTCCCCACCGGCCTCTGCTACAACGCCCTGCTGGTGGCGGTCAACCTCTCCAACAAGGTGTCCATGACCATGCCCGACGTCTACTTCGTCAACATGGCGGTGGCCGGCCTCCTGCTGGGCGCCCTGGCGCCCGTGGAGCTCCTGGGCCCCGCCTACACCCGCTGGCCCGCCTGGGACCCCGGCAACGAGGTCTTCGTGggcctcctcatcctcttcgaCGTGTGCGCGCTGGTCACCATGTACTCCACGGCCCTGCTGAGCCTGGACTACTACATCGAGCGGGCCCTGCCGCACACCTACATGTCCAGCGTCTACAACACCAAGCACGTGTGCGGCTTCCTCTGGGGCGGGGCGGCGCTCACCAGCTTCTCCTCGCTGCTCTTCCACGTCTGCGGCCACGCCTCCGCCAAGATGGCCGAGTGCGCCAAGATGCGCAACAAGGAGGCGGCCGACGGCATCATGATGCTGGTGGGCTACGCCGTGCCGGCGGCGGCCGTGCTCTACGCCCTGGCGCTCGTCCTGCGGATCCGCCGCGAGGCCGCGTCCCTGGAGCCGGACCCCGGCAGCCCCGACCCCGCGGcgcagcgcctcctgctggcgtCCGTGTGCGCGCAGTTCCTGCTCTGGACGCCGTACTACGCCGGGCTGCTGGCGCACGCGGTCTCCGGCGGCGCCGGCGCCCTTCCCGGCAGGCCGAGGGGCAGCACGTACCACTTCCTGCGGCGGCTGGCGCAGCTCCTGGCCTTCTCCAGCAGCTTCGTCACGCCGCTGGTGTACCGGCTGATGAGCCGCGACTTCTCCCACAAGCTCCGGCGGCTGCTCCGGAGGCTCCCGGGCAGGAAGCGCGGCTGCGGCCACGCCCACGACCCCGGCGGGGCGCAGCAGGTCGTCACGTag